Proteins from a genomic interval of Desulfoplanes formicivorans:
- the yihA gene encoding ribosome biogenesis GTP-binding protein YihA/YsxC, protein MPQLTLESTIYTMDQLSVMPKPQVAMAGRSNVGKSSLINCLAGRRKLAKISSSPGKTRSLNFYGVSPGEFYLVDLPGYGYARCSKKEREKWRLLIAAYMEANSYLKAVVALFDCRLTPQMLDIELARYVTAMGVGLIPVLTKADKCKQRDRAKIQKQWQELLDLAKPPMCVSSKTGMNRDRLWTLLGAAAGVHFEVEAMK, encoded by the coding sequence ATGCCCCAGCTTACGCTCGAATCGACCATTTACACAATGGACCAGCTTTCGGTCATGCCCAAGCCTCAGGTGGCCATGGCCGGACGATCCAATGTGGGGAAATCCTCCCTGATCAATTGTCTGGCAGGCCGTCGCAAGCTGGCCAAGATCAGTTCATCGCCCGGCAAGACGCGGAGTCTCAATTTTTATGGTGTCAGTCCCGGGGAGTTCTATCTGGTTGACTTGCCCGGATACGGGTACGCCAGATGCTCCAAGAAGGAGCGGGAAAAATGGCGTCTTCTCATTGCGGCCTATATGGAGGCAAACAGCTATCTCAAAGCCGTGGTGGCCCTGTTTGATTGCCGCTTGACCCCGCAGATGCTGGACATTGAACTGGCTCGCTATGTTACGGCCATGGGCGTGGGGTTGATTCCCGTGCTGACCAAGGCAGACAAATGCAAACAGCGGGACCGGGCCAAGATCCAGAAACAGTGGCAGGAGTTGCTTGATCTGGCCAAACCGCCCATGTGTGTGTCCAGCAAGACGGGAATGAACAGGGATCGTTTGTGGACATTGCTGGGGGCGGCAGCCGGGGTTCATTTTGAAGTGGAGGCCATGAAATAA
- the upp gene encoding uracil phosphoribosyltransferase, with protein MPVHVVDHPLVRHKLGIIRRDDVTTKNFRALASEIARLLTYEATKDLKMETKTIKGWAGPVEVESIKGKKITVVPILRAGLGMQDGVLDLIPGAKVSVVGFYRNEETLQPVEYYVKLAKDIKNRIALILDPMLATGGTLIATIDLLKKAGCKTIKGIFLVAAPEGLENLEKAHPDVDVYVAAIDDHLNEDGYIIPGLGDAGDKIFGTK; from the coding sequence ATGCCCGTACATGTTGTTGATCATCCACTTGTCAGGCACAAGCTCGGAATCATTCGAAGGGATGATGTAACCACCAAGAATTTCAGGGCTTTGGCCTCGGAGATTGCCAGGCTTCTGACCTATGAAGCCACCAAGGACCTGAAAATGGAGACCAAAACCATCAAGGGATGGGCAGGGCCTGTTGAAGTGGAGTCCATCAAGGGAAAGAAGATCACGGTGGTTCCCATTCTTCGTGCCGGGTTGGGCATGCAGGATGGGGTTCTCGACCTCATCCCCGGAGCCAAGGTCAGCGTTGTTGGTTTCTACCGCAACGAAGAGACCCTCCAGCCAGTGGAATATTATGTCAAATTGGCAAAGGATATCAAAAATCGTATTGCCTTGATCCTTGACCCCATGCTTGCCACGGGTGGAACCCTTATCGCGACCATTGACCTGCTCAAGAAGGCCGGTTGCAAGACCATCAAGGGCATTTTTCTTGTGGCTGCTCCCGAAGGGCTTGAAAATCTTGAAAAGGCCCATCCGGATGTTGATGTCTATGTTGCCGCCATTGATGATCATCTCAATGAAGATGGCTACATCATTCCCGGTCTCGGTGATGCCGGAGACAAGATTTTTGGAACCAAATAG
- a CDS encoding uracil-xanthine permease family protein, which yields MAEKNPTDYDFRIKDCLLGGQMLFVAFGALVLVPLLTGLDPNVALCTAGLGTIVFQMVTRRSVPIFLASSFAFIAPIIYGVQTWGIPSTMCGLAAAGIFYIVLSLFISWRGTGAIERLLPPVVTGPVIMVIGLVLAPVAVNMAMGKTGDGAVALVPEKTALIVSMISLATTVIASVFGKGIFRLIPILCAIVVGYVTSLIMGIVDFTEVTNAPWFAVPNFTFPEFNWQAILFIVPVAIAPAIEHFGDIIAISSITGKNYLKDPGVNRTMLGDGLATSLASFLGGPPNTTYSEVTGAVALVKVFNPGIMTWAAILAIALSFVGKVGAFLHSIPVPVMGGIMILLFGTIMVVGINNLVKAQIDLMKARNLAVVALIVIFGVGGMAFSAGQFTIRGIGLAGILGVALNLILPDKDR from the coding sequence ATGGCTGAGAAGAATCCCACGGATTATGATTTTCGAATCAAGGATTGTCTGCTGGGCGGACAAATGCTTTTTGTGGCCTTTGGGGCCCTTGTTCTTGTTCCCCTGCTCACGGGACTAGATCCCAATGTGGCATTGTGTACTGCAGGGCTTGGTACCATTGTGTTTCAGATGGTCACCAGGCGCAGTGTACCCATTTTCCTGGCCTCGTCCTTTGCTTTCATTGCTCCCATTATCTATGGTGTCCAGACGTGGGGCATTCCCTCAACCATGTGTGGTCTGGCCGCTGCCGGCATTTTCTACATCGTGCTCAGCCTGTTCATCTCCTGGCGAGGAACAGGGGCCATCGAGAGGTTGCTTCCCCCGGTGGTGACGGGGCCGGTAATCATGGTTATCGGTCTGGTTCTCGCCCCGGTTGCCGTGAACATGGCCATGGGCAAGACCGGTGACGGGGCTGTTGCCCTGGTACCGGAAAAGACCGCTCTTATCGTGTCCATGATTTCTCTGGCCACCACGGTCATTGCTTCGGTCTTTGGCAAGGGGATTTTTCGACTCATTCCCATCCTGTGTGCCATTGTTGTCGGCTATGTCACGTCCCTGATTATGGGAATCGTTGATTTTACCGAGGTGACCAATGCCCCCTGGTTTGCGGTGCCCAATTTCACCTTTCCCGAGTTCAACTGGCAGGCCATTTTGTTCATCGTGCCTGTGGCTATTGCCCCGGCCATCGAGCATTTCGGGGATATCATTGCCATCAGTTCCATCACCGGCAAGAATTACCTCAAGGACCCCGGTGTCAACAGAACCATGCTCGGTGACGGCCTGGCCACTTCCCTGGCCTCGTTTCTGGGCGGTCCTCCCAACACCACCTATTCCGAAGTCACCGGAGCCGTGGCCCTGGTCAAGGTGTTCAATCCGGGCATCATGACCTGGGCGGCCATTTTGGCCATTGCGTTGTCCTTTGTGGGCAAGGTGGGTGCCTTTTTGCACAGCATCCCGGTCCCGGTTATGGGCGGAATCATGATCCTGCTGTTCGGAACGATCATGGTTGTCGGCATCAACAACCTGGTCAAGGCCCAGATCGACCTGATGAAGGCCCGCAATCTGGCCGTTGTGGCCCTGATCGTCATCTTTGGCGTGGGCGGCATGGCCTTTTCAGCAGGCCAGTTCACCATCCGCGGCATCGGCCTGGCCGGTATCCTCGGAGTTGCCCTTAACCTGATCCTTCCTGACAAGGATCGGTAA
- a CDS encoding HD domain-containing phosphohydrolase: MTSLESTSSAPPGHREKHGQLDRILVVDDEPGLRDICREALVDCGYNVVCVGSGQEALEYLAKAQVDLILSDYRMPNMSGLELLEKVKTMGLDPDFLIMTGFGTIETAVECIKTGAADYLPKPFNISHLLLKEEKVLRDRQDRLDRKKLSSLVRMLNLSNALNVQLDLSALVQEFLFHVQKNFGPDSILFHLPDSQSFNRVTVRGALLRTNRPLFVWLNQLCEAVQRKGESKIVDRSTVALETNQPPASLEDFPYSIMVVPMVQYSRKIGIIAVVRSKNKPGYTPSDLQLLTVFSSHIASSLQNARLYTKMKTLNREVISSYAQAVEAKDIYTRGHSERVATYARNLGQFLGLSSKELDTLYMAGILHDIGKIGIPDSILNKPGKLTFEEYNVMKSHPQVGRDILSRVTSFKEILPIVYHHHERVDGRGYPEGLNGSEIPFLARVISVVDSYEAMTSDRAYRNALPPEEVRCILKAGAGTQWQEDLVQQWFQLIDSNPLAKGR; encoded by the coding sequence ATGACCAGTTTGGAATCTACCTCCTCCGCGCCACCAGGGCACCGGGAGAAGCACGGCCAGCTAGACCGGATACTCGTGGTTGATGACGAACCGGGATTGCGGGATATTTGCAGGGAGGCCCTGGTTGACTGCGGCTATAATGTCGTTTGTGTGGGGTCTGGCCAGGAGGCCTTGGAATATCTTGCAAAGGCCCAGGTGGACCTGATTCTTTCTGACTATCGCATGCCGAACATGTCTGGTCTTGAATTGCTAGAAAAGGTCAAGACCATGGGGCTGGACCCCGATTTTCTGATCATGACCGGTTTTGGGACCATAGAGACGGCCGTTGAATGTATCAAGACGGGCGCTGCCGACTATCTACCCAAGCCTTTCAATATAAGCCATCTGCTTCTCAAGGAGGAAAAGGTTCTCAGGGATCGTCAAGACCGGTTGGATCGCAAGAAATTGAGTAGCCTGGTGCGCATGCTTAACCTGAGTAATGCCCTGAATGTTCAACTAGATTTGTCAGCACTGGTGCAGGAGTTTCTGTTCCACGTGCAGAAAAATTTCGGCCCGGACAGTATCCTGTTCCATCTTCCCGATTCCCAGTCGTTCAATCGGGTCACCGTGCGTGGCGCGTTGCTTCGGACCAATAGACCTCTTTTCGTGTGGCTCAATCAGCTCTGCGAAGCTGTGCAGCGCAAGGGCGAATCCAAAATCGTGGATCGTTCCACTGTGGCCCTGGAAACCAATCAGCCACCGGCCAGTCTCGAAGATTTCCCTTATTCGATCATGGTCGTTCCCATGGTCCAGTACTCCCGGAAAATCGGGATTATTGCCGTGGTCCGCTCCAAGAATAAACCCGGATATACCCCGTCTGATCTGCAACTCCTGACGGTTTTTTCGTCCCACATTGCTTCGTCTCTGCAAAATGCCCGGTTATACACCAAGATGAAGACGCTCAACCGGGAAGTGATCAGTTCCTATGCCCAGGCCGTGGAAGCCAAGGATATTTATACGCGTGGGCATTCTGAACGGGTGGCCACGTACGCACGCAACCTCGGTCAGTTCCTCGGCCTTTCCTCCAAGGAGCTCGATACCTTGTACATGGCGGGGATTCTCCATGATATCGGCAAGATCGGTATACCTGACAGTATTTTGAATAAACCCGGGAAACTGACTTTTGAGGAATACAATGTCATGAAGAGTCACCCGCAAGTGGGCCGTGACATCTTGTCCCGGGTGACTAGCTTCAAAGAGATTTTGCCCATTGTCTACCATCATCATGAACGTGTGGACGGCAGGGGATATCCCGAGGGATTGAACGGTAGTGAAATCCCCTTTCTGGCCAGGGTGATCAGTGTAGTCGACAGCTACGAGGCCATGACCTCGGACCGGGCCTATCGAAATGCCCTCCCTCCTGAGGAGGTGCGTTGCATCCTCAAAGCAGGAGCCGGCACCCAATGGCAGGAAGACTTGGTGCAACAATGGTTTCAATTGATTGATTCAAATCCCTTGGCGAAGGGACGGTAA
- a CDS encoding protein-glutamate methylesterase/protein-glutamine glutaminase, with translation MIRVLVVDDSAFMRKAISTMLEKDPDIHVVDTARNGEEGLEKVRRLDPDVVTMDIEMPRMDGLTALKHIMMEMPRPVLMISSLTTEGAEATFKAMEAGAVDFIAKRLSLVSLDIVRIEDELRAKVKAVARRRMRMVPVRRKRPVHTVRKSVTKSGRPGRVVRDIVAIGVSTGGPPVVQKILSELPADFPACILIAQHMPRTFTGPFAKRLNDSSPLDVKEAGPGDVVRPGKVFVAPGGSHLKIKQRISHIDVVVDSEPEKALYKPSVNELMGSVAQAVGRRGLGVILTGMGSDGCEGIKKLKERGGTTIAQSNETCVVYGMPKAIVEAGLADQIVSLDDMSSAITQALYASIEP, from the coding sequence TTGATCCGTGTACTTGTTGTGGATGATTCTGCCTTCATGCGCAAGGCTATCAGCACGATGTTGGAGAAAGATCCGGATATCCATGTGGTGGATACCGCCAGAAACGGGGAGGAGGGTCTGGAAAAGGTTCGCAGACTCGATCCTGATGTGGTGACCATGGATATCGAAATGCCCAGAATGGATGGTCTCACTGCGCTTAAGCATATCATGATGGAGATGCCCCGTCCCGTCCTTATGATCAGTTCCCTGACCACAGAAGGTGCCGAGGCGACGTTTAAGGCTATGGAGGCCGGTGCGGTTGATTTTATTGCCAAGCGTCTTTCCCTGGTCAGTCTGGATATTGTCCGGATTGAGGATGAATTGCGGGCCAAGGTCAAGGCCGTTGCCAGGCGTCGGATGCGTATGGTTCCTGTGCGACGGAAACGTCCGGTGCATACTGTCAGAAAATCAGTCACAAAATCGGGCCGTCCTGGGCGGGTTGTTCGAGATATTGTGGCCATAGGGGTTTCCACGGGTGGTCCTCCGGTGGTGCAGAAAATCCTTTCGGAGCTCCCTGCTGATTTTCCGGCCTGCATCCTTATTGCCCAGCATATGCCACGGACGTTTACAGGCCCTTTTGCCAAGCGGTTGAATGATTCGAGCCCTCTGGATGTCAAGGAGGCTGGCCCCGGTGATGTGGTCAGACCAGGCAAGGTTTTTGTCGCTCCGGGAGGATCGCATCTAAAGATCAAACAGCGGATTTCGCATATTGATGTGGTCGTGGACTCAGAACCGGAAAAGGCTCTGTACAAGCCTTCTGTCAATGAGCTTATGGGTTCAGTGGCCCAGGCCGTTGGTCGACGTGGCTTGGGAGTCATTCTTACCGGGATGGGCAGTGATGGTTGTGAAGGGATCAAGAAGCTCAAGGAACGTGGGGGAACCACGATCGCCCAGAGCAATGAAACCTGTGTGGTCTACGGGATGCCCAAGGCCATTGTGGAGGCTGGTCTGGCGGATCAGATTGTGAGTCTGGACGACATGAGTTCAGCCATCACCCAGGCCTTGTACGCCAGCATCGAGCCTTGA
- a CDS encoding HEAT repeat domain-containing protein translates to MDHEQILTLLQSDEPESQREGAFMAGEAMVRESIPYLTAMLTSPNLGVQDAADMSLRKIGGREVVDALVPLLRSENVPARNLAMDILRQIGSHHVEPIIALLDDPDPDIRIFASDILGSTNNYMAVPPLCNALLHDDEVNVRYQAAVSLGELGKPEATDALNKALGADDWVNFAVIEALMKIGDDDSITALMGALDHSSELVASIIIDALGKLGRIRAVPVLVKYLDKSTEALRNKTLRAIVNIMGSKALSLLSDEERESFAGYLLAAADDEDKEIQDAVIMGLSALGGDDASQKMFALATNIDPEIEAERYSNAVNGLVSMGLTAAVCEGSRSDDERVSQVALDVLIRLGTPESAKVCMDVFWDKGRDIQRFIAKGISSTACNEGKAFFLRVLNDSTDGDLLKSALKFLGIRMRFRDTTEAIIPFLQHRFADVRKMALDACVAIGGKKVEDIFVTMLHSEDASQRMMGIYGLGKLNAVEHVGEFEKALSDKAVDVRKMAMEVLIALCAGDGKLLARIAAQMLHDPSVEVRRSLVNLLGSTQCPGAMVFLIEALDDEDSWVQIRAVESLGSLRKEEAIPSLVDLLKRDNALVSIKVVKTLGQIGGKRAFQELLKVLGTENRDIQEAAEQALDRIQSDSGEVF, encoded by the coding sequence ATGGATCATGAACAGATATTAACCCTGTTGCAAAGTGACGAACCCGAATCGCAACGTGAGGGTGCATTCATGGCCGGAGAGGCCATGGTCAGGGAATCCATACCCTATTTGACAGCCATGCTCACCAGCCCGAATCTGGGGGTTCAGGATGCCGCTGACATGTCCCTTCGGAAGATCGGGGGCAGAGAGGTTGTTGATGCTCTTGTGCCTTTGTTGCGCAGTGAAAATGTGCCCGCCAGAAATCTTGCCATGGATATTTTGAGGCAGATCGGCTCTCATCATGTTGAACCGATCATTGCTCTTCTTGACGATCCCGATCCGGACATCAGAATTTTTGCCAGCGATATTCTGGGCTCCACGAACAATTACATGGCCGTTCCTCCCCTGTGCAATGCTTTGTTGCATGACGATGAAGTCAATGTGCGCTACCAGGCAGCAGTGAGCCTGGGTGAGCTTGGTAAACCCGAGGCAACCGATGCGTTGAACAAGGCCTTGGGCGCGGATGATTGGGTTAATTTTGCGGTCATTGAAGCCCTCATGAAGATTGGAGACGATGACTCTATTACGGCTCTCATGGGCGCTTTGGACCATAGCTCGGAACTGGTCGCCTCGATCATTATTGATGCCTTGGGGAAGCTTGGCCGTATCCGAGCGGTTCCGGTGCTGGTCAAATACCTTGACAAGTCGACAGAGGCATTGCGCAACAAGACCTTGAGGGCGATCGTTAATATTATGGGTTCCAAGGCATTGTCATTACTGTCAGATGAAGAGCGGGAAAGTTTTGCCGGCTATCTTTTGGCCGCAGCTGATGACGAGGATAAGGAAATTCAGGATGCTGTTATTATGGGACTGTCTGCCCTTGGTGGAGATGATGCGTCTCAAAAGATGTTTGCCCTGGCAACGAATATTGATCCAGAAATCGAGGCAGAACGTTATTCCAATGCTGTTAATGGGCTGGTTTCCATGGGTCTGACTGCGGCTGTTTGCGAAGGAAGTCGGTCTGATGATGAACGTGTATCCCAGGTGGCCCTTGACGTCCTCATCCGGTTGGGCACGCCGGAGTCGGCCAAGGTATGCATGGATGTTTTTTGGGACAAGGGGCGCGACATCCAGCGCTTCATCGCCAAAGGTATTTCGAGTACGGCCTGTAATGAGGGTAAGGCTTTTTTCCTTCGCGTGCTTAATGATTCTACGGATGGAGATCTTCTCAAAAGCGCCCTGAAATTTTTGGGAATCCGGATGCGGTTCCGTGATACCACGGAAGCCATCATTCCTTTTTTGCAGCATCGTTTTGCCGATGTGCGCAAAATGGCCCTTGATGCTTGTGTGGCCATTGGTGGCAAAAAAGTGGAGGACATTTTTGTAACCATGCTTCACAGCGAGGATGCTTCCCAGCGAATGATGGGTATTTATGGCCTGGGGAAACTCAATGCGGTGGAACATGTGGGAGAGTTTGAAAAAGCTCTGTCTGACAAGGCGGTTGATGTCCGAAAAATGGCCATGGAGGTTTTGATCGCCTTGTGTGCGGGTGATGGCAAGCTTCTGGCTCGTATTGCTGCACAGATGCTTCATGACCCAAGCGTGGAAGTACGGCGCAGTTTGGTCAACCTCCTTGGATCGACACAATGTCCGGGTGCCATGGTGTTTCTCATTGAGGCCCTGGATGACGAGGATAGCTGGGTTCAGATACGGGCAGTGGAATCTCTGGGTAGTTTGAGAAAAGAAGAGGCCATCCCTTCCCTGGTGGACTTGTTGAAAAGGGACAACGCGTTGGTAAGCATCAAGGTGGTGAAAACCCTGGGGCAGATCGGGGGGAAAAGGGCTTTTCAGGAGTTGCTCAAGGTTTTGGGAACCGAAAACAGGGATATCCAGGAAGCTGCTGAACAGGCTTTGGACAGAATTCAGTCTGACAGTGGCGAGGTGTTTTGA
- a CDS encoding CheR family methyltransferase — MTSFFDGTSVLEKSPTIKDDEFFKLRGFIYDKCGIYIADNRKYLLENRLLNRLKVLGLNHFGEYYEYLKYDPGARQELKALYIVITTNETSFYRNPAQLKILEDGLLQSLLDSQKQRGSRELHIWSAGCSTGEEPYTLAMIAHEVLGPQLGGWNIRISASDLSEGVLVSARKGEYAPYSLRTTPSHIKAKYFDQVKGGRYRVKDIVKQMVTFHPINLKDWAQIRSVRRSHLIFCRNVLIYFDEPMKKQVISCFYGNLYQGGYLFIGHSESLHNISRAFTPQHYPGTIVYKKGT, encoded by the coding sequence ATGACTTCGTTTTTTGACGGAACTTCTGTCTTGGAAAAGTCGCCGACCATTAAAGATGATGAGTTTTTCAAACTGCGTGGTTTCATTTATGATAAGTGTGGCATCTATATAGCTGATAATCGTAAGTATCTTTTGGAAAATCGTTTGCTGAACCGTCTTAAGGTCTTGGGTCTCAATCATTTTGGTGAATATTACGAATATTTAAAGTACGATCCAGGTGCCCGCCAAGAACTCAAGGCTCTTTATATTGTCATCACGACAAACGAGACCAGTTTTTATCGAAATCCTGCTCAACTCAAGATTCTGGAAGACGGGTTGCTGCAATCTTTGTTGGATAGTCAGAAACAGCGGGGATCAAGGGAACTGCACATCTGGTCGGCGGGCTGTTCCACAGGTGAGGAACCGTATACATTGGCGATGATCGCTCATGAAGTCCTGGGCCCTCAGCTAGGCGGTTGGAATATCCGTATCTCTGCCAGTGATCTTTCCGAAGGAGTTCTTGTCAGTGCGCGTAAAGGCGAATATGCTCCTTATTCGCTCAGGACCACTCCTTCTCATATCAAGGCCAAATATTTTGACCAAGTGAAAGGAGGAAGGTATAGGGTCAAAGATATCGTCAAACAGATGGTCACTTTTCACCCCATTAATCTGAAGGATTGGGCGCAGATTCGGTCGGTAAGACGTTCGCATCTGATTTTTTGTCGCAATGTGCTCATCTATTTTGACGAGCCCATGAAAAAGCAAGTCATAAGTTGTTTTTATGGCAATCTTTATCAAGGCGGGTATCTTTTTATAGGTCATTCGGAATCATTGCATAACATCTCTCGGGCGTTTACTCCGCAACATTATCCGGGAACCATTGTGTACAAAAAAGGAACATGA
- a CDS encoding PilZ domain-containing protein: MAIDEKDRRQFARLPRQFRMEISAFTFPLSKMRPFDVTGVDIGEGGVAVRCPKEFGVGEQVQLKIYIPKLNRYHPGFFKVFEHDLGQYIVAVAKIAWSKSDPDQGDYMYGLEFVDVYEDDLKALHNLIRNGLEQG, from the coding sequence ATGGCTATCGACGAAAAAGATCGGCGGCAATTTGCCCGTTTGCCACGTCAGTTCAGAATGGAGATCAGTGCCTTCACCTTTCCCCTGTCCAAAATGCGACCCTTTGATGTTACTGGGGTCGATATCGGTGAGGGCGGGGTGGCTGTCCGTTGTCCCAAGGAATTTGGCGTGGGAGAGCAGGTCCAGCTCAAGATCTATATTCCCAAGTTGAACCGGTATCATCCAGGATTTTTCAAGGTATTCGAACATGATCTCGGCCAATATATTGTTGCTGTTGCCAAAATAGCATGGAGCAAATCCGATCCTGACCAGGGAGATTATATGTACGGTTTGGAATTCGTGGATGTATATGAAGATGATTTGAAGGCGCTGCATAACCTGATCCGAAACGGTCTCGAACAAGGCTAG
- a CDS encoding response regulator has product MTTKHILIVDDSKTVRNLVAFILKKEGFRVTTAEDGLDGLEKLYSQNEIHLIVSDVNMPRMDGFSFIKAVREQQGYRDLPIVVLSTEGQEKDIQRGMSLGANLYMIKPAQPEKLVRNVKMLLG; this is encoded by the coding sequence ATGACGACGAAACATATACTTATTGTGGATGATTCCAAAACCGTACGTAATCTGGTGGCCTTCATCCTGAAAAAGGAAGGATTTCGGGTGACGACCGCTGAAGATGGACTTGATGGCCTGGAAAAATTGTATTCCCAAAATGAGATCCATCTTATTGTTTCGGACGTGAATATGCCGCGGATGGATGGGTTCTCGTTCATCAAGGCGGTTCGTGAACAGCAGGGATACAGGGATTTGCCCATCGTGGTCCTTTCCACAGAGGGGCAGGAAAAGGATATCCAAAGGGGCATGAGCCTTGGAGCCAATTTATACATGATCAAACCGGCGCAACCAGAAAAATTGGTACGGAATGTCAAGATGCTTCTTGGATAG